The Celeribacter marinus genome window below encodes:
- the modB gene encoding molybdate ABC transporter permease subunit — MMWLGPEEWQAVALSLKVAFWATTVSLPFGIVAAYALSRWEFAGKQVVNGLIHLPLILPPVVTGYLLLLTFGARGPIGGLLSQIGVTFAFQWTGAALAAAVMAFPLMVRAIRLSIDAVDLKLEQAAATLGASPLRVFATITLPLAVPGILTGAILAFAKAMGEFGATITFVSNIPGQTQTLPSAVYAFLQAPNGEGAAVRLVIISVVIAMGALVLSEVLAKRMARKVGGQ, encoded by the coding sequence GTGATGTGGCTTGGGCCCGAGGAATGGCAGGCGGTGGCGCTGTCCCTCAAAGTTGCGTTCTGGGCGACGACCGTGAGCCTGCCGTTTGGAATAGTCGCGGCATATGCACTATCGCGGTGGGAGTTTGCGGGCAAACAAGTCGTCAACGGATTGATTCATTTGCCGCTGATCCTACCGCCTGTTGTGACGGGTTATTTGCTATTGTTAACCTTTGGGGCGCGCGGGCCGATTGGCGGGCTGTTATCTCAAATTGGGGTCACGTTTGCCTTTCAATGGACGGGGGCGGCCCTTGCGGCGGCAGTCATGGCGTTTCCGTTGATGGTGCGTGCCATTCGTTTGTCGATAGACGCGGTCGATCTAAAGTTGGAACAGGCGGCCGCCACATTGGGGGCATCTCCCTTGCGGGTCTTTGCGACGATCACGCTCCCGCTTGCCGTGCCTGGAATTCTAACAGGTGCAATTTTGGCCTTTGCCAAGGCGATGGGAGAATTTGGCGCTACCATAACCTTTGTCTCCAATATTCCGGGGCAAACGCAAACGCTGCCTTCTGCTGTCTACGCCTTTTTGCAGGCTCCAAACGGTGAGGGGGCGGCGGTGCGCCTCGTCATTATTTCGGTCGTGATCGCAATGGGGGCGCTTGTCCTCTCTGAAGTTCTCGCCAAACGCATGGCGCGAAAGGTGGGCGGACAATGA
- the modC gene encoding molybdenum ABC transporter ATP-binding protein → MSLSVCVKHAFDGFAMDVDFTAPKGITVLFGRSGAGKSTIIDAVAGLQRPNAGRIVLDGEVLLDTRAGVLVPVHKRRIGYIFQDARLFPHLTVAGNLAYGQRLNRRADDAAQMSRVVELLGISDLLDRRPARLSGGERQRVAIGRALLSRPRLLLADEPLAALDEARKAEIIPYFERLRDEVDIPILYVSHAPTEVARLATTVVALEGGRVIRQGEALDVLSDPSVLPTGVRGAGAVIEARVIAHHEDGLSELDAGGVPLFLPHVSRDLGLMMRVRIAAQDVILSRDVPVGLSALNIMAGEIVAVKRGDGPGAIVSLKTSAGPILARVTQRSADALGLVVGVHCHAIIKTVSIAPEDAGA, encoded by the coding sequence ATGAGCCTATCGGTCTGTGTAAAACACGCTTTTGACGGGTTTGCGATGGATGTAGATTTTACAGCCCCAAAGGGGATTACCGTCTTGTTCGGGCGCTCTGGTGCGGGAAAGTCGACAATCATTGACGCTGTTGCGGGCCTACAGCGCCCGAACGCTGGACGGATCGTTTTGGACGGGGAGGTTTTGCTTGATACCCGAGCGGGCGTTCTGGTGCCGGTACATAAACGGCGTATTGGCTACATTTTTCAAGATGCGCGGTTGTTTCCACACCTCACAGTGGCGGGGAATCTTGCCTATGGTCAGCGGCTAAACCGGCGCGCAGATGATGCCGCACAAATGTCGCGGGTGGTCGAGTTGCTGGGGATAAGCGATCTTTTGGATCGCCGTCCGGCGCGCCTGTCAGGCGGAGAGCGTCAACGTGTGGCGATTGGTCGAGCGTTGTTGTCCCGCCCGCGTCTGTTGCTTGCGGATGAGCCGTTGGCGGCGCTTGATGAGGCGCGCAAGGCAGAGATCATCCCGTACTTCGAGCGGTTGCGTGACGAGGTTGATATTCCGATCCTATATGTGAGCCACGCTCCGACCGAAGTTGCGCGACTGGCAACCACAGTCGTGGCCCTTGAGGGCGGGCGGGTGATCCGTCAGGGCGAGGCCTTGGACGTGCTGTCAGACCCAAGTGTCCTACCCACAGGTGTGCGCGGCGCAGGGGCCGTAATTGAGGCGCGCGTGATCGCACATCATGAGGACGGTTTGAGCGAATTGGATGCAGGCGGCGTACCACTGTTTTTACCACATGTTTCGCGCGACCTTGGCCTCATGATGCGGGTTCGCATCGCGGCTCAAGATGTCATTCTATCGCGCGATGTTCCGGTTGGTCTGTCGGCGCTCAATATCATGGCTGGCGAAATTGTGGCGGTGAAACGCGGCGATGGCCCCGGAGCGATTGTGTCGCTCAAAACCTCGGCGGGACCAATTCTTGCACGCGTTACACAGCGCTCTGCGGACGCGTTGGGGTTGGTCGTGGGTGTCCACTGTCACGCGATCATAAAAACCGTTTCAATCGCACCCGAAGATGCAGGGGCATAG
- the tsaD gene encoding tRNA (adenosine(37)-N6)-threonylcarbamoyltransferase complex transferase subunit TsaD, producing MSKLILGIETSCDDTSVALVDRSGAVAAIKTVSQYDIHEAFGGVYPELASRAHLHAILPTIQTVMTDAATTHSDLEAIAVTRGPGLIGSLLVGLSTAEALSMGWGVPAYGINHLRGHIRSAALEGGITEFPAVVMLVSGGHTLIAFLENEWSYRLLGTTRDDSVGECYDKVARTLGLGMPGGPAIDRAAARGTPVLRLPRPMKNDAYEFSFSGLKSSVARHVETHPDVSVDDMSASFVAACMDVLAAKAERALKECAPKSLVIVGGVAASAQLRETMSALVERYGVTLSLPPVKWATDNAAMIAMAAWDYVERGVQPDLMPKPNLSLETP from the coding sequence ATGAGCAAATTGATCCTTGGAATTGAGACATCGTGCGACGACACATCGGTGGCCCTCGTTGATCGGTCCGGCGCGGTTGCAGCCATCAAAACCGTCTCGCAGTACGACATTCACGAGGCCTTTGGCGGCGTCTACCCCGAACTGGCGTCTCGTGCGCACCTGCATGCGATATTGCCAACAATTCAAACCGTTATGACGGACGCCGCGACCACACATAGTGATCTCGAAGCCATCGCTGTGACTCGTGGGCCGGGCCTGATCGGCTCGCTTTTGGTCGGGCTGTCGACCGCCGAGGCATTGTCAATGGGATGGGGTGTTCCGGCGTATGGCATCAACCATTTGCGCGGTCATATTCGCTCTGCGGCCCTTGAGGGGGGGATCACCGAATTTCCGGCCGTGGTCATGCTCGTTTCAGGCGGGCACACCCTTATCGCCTTTCTTGAAAACGAATGGTCTTACCGCCTACTGGGCACAACACGCGATGACTCTGTGGGCGAATGCTATGACAAAGTGGCGCGCACGCTCGGCCTTGGCATGCCCGGTGGCCCCGCAATTGACCGCGCCGCCGCACGTGGCACACCTGTGCTGCGCCTTCCGCGCCCTATGAAAAATGACGCCTACGAGTTTTCATTTTCTGGGCTAAAGTCATCGGTCGCGCGTCATGTCGAAACCCACCCAGACGTCAGTGTCGACGACATGTCCGCCTCATTCGTCGCCGCATGCATGGATGTGTTGGCGGCCAAAGCGGAACGCGCCCTCAAAGAATGCGCACCAAAGTCATTGGTGATTGTAGGCGGGGTCGCAGCATCGGCACAGTTACGAGAGACCATGAGTGCATTGGTTGAGCGCTACGGCGTGACATTGAGCCTGCCGCCCGTGAAATGGGCAACGGACAACGCCGCGATGATCGCGATGGCCGCGTGGGACTATGTGGAACGCGGTGTTCAGCCTGACCTAATGCCCAAACCGAACCTAAGCCTAGAGACGCCCTAA
- the modA gene encoding molybdate ABC transporter substrate-binding protein, whose product MTLRHLQAPVTRRGGLGFQRFARALIRLMPCAFVAAAHYVQTFTPPNIRKPMMLFRTFLISLIAASTLCGGRGAAAADVTVFAASSLKTALDDVARQYEARTGLDVAISYAGSSVLARQIQHGAPADLFVSANADWMDVLEADGLLVAGSRVDLLGNTLVLVAHDTDAPVSLTDPTALATRLGEGYLAMALVDAVPAGMYGKAALVSLGLWGSVRGQVAQSDNVRAALALVASGEAPYGIVYATDAQSSDCVHVVAHFPQITHPPIVYPMAEIAGQGGAATQSFRGALMGETARATFQSHGFIVMEHTP is encoded by the coding sequence GCTTGATGCCTTGCGCTTTCGTGGCGGCTGCCCATTATGTGCAGACGTTCACACCGCCCAATATCCGAAAGCCTATGATGCTGTTTCGTACGTTCCTTATCTCGCTGATTGCCGCCTCCACCTTGTGTGGTGGGCGCGGCGCGGCGGCGGCCGATGTCACTGTATTTGCTGCCTCCAGTCTAAAGACAGCGTTGGACGATGTGGCGCGCCAATATGAGGCGCGCACGGGGTTGGATGTGGCGATTTCTTATGCGGGATCATCTGTTCTTGCGCGTCAAATCCAACACGGTGCGCCCGCCGATCTGTTTGTGTCCGCGAATGCAGACTGGATGGATGTTTTAGAGGCGGACGGGCTTTTGGTTGCGGGCTCGCGGGTTGACCTTCTTGGCAATACCTTGGTTTTGGTTGCCCACGATACGGATGCGCCCGTGAGCCTGACGGATCCGACCGCCTTGGCCACACGGTTGGGTGAGGGCTATCTCGCTATGGCCTTGGTCGATGCAGTCCCTGCGGGCATGTATGGCAAGGCCGCTTTGGTGAGTCTCGGTCTTTGGGGCAGCGTAAGAGGCCAAGTCGCTCAAAGTGATAATGTACGTGCTGCATTGGCCCTCGTGGCGTCAGGCGAAGCACCCTACGGGATCGTTTATGCCACCGATGCGCAATCATCGGACTGCGTACATGTCGTGGCGCATTTCCCGCAAATCACTCATCCGCCAATCGTCTATCCCATGGCCGAGATTGCGGGACAGGGCGGCGCGGCAACGCAAAGCTTTCGCGGGGCACTCATGGGGGAGACGGCGCGCGCAACGTTCCAATCTCACGGGTTCATTGTCATGGAGCACACCCCGTGA
- a CDS encoding tRNA (cytidine(34)-2'-O)-methyltransferase — protein sequence MSDPRMKLVLVTPEIPWNTGAIGRTCVSLNLELILIKPLGFSLDEKSVKRAGTDYWKHVHLSEYDSWQHFLDVRTPPRDSLYFFEETGAQSFYTPDYQPDAYLVFGCESKGLPLPILEGLEDRIFHLPMRNPLVRSLNLANVATTVIYQAMRPYLT from the coding sequence ATGTCTGATCCACGCATGAAACTGGTCTTGGTCACCCCCGAAATTCCGTGGAATACAGGCGCGATCGGACGGACCTGTGTGTCCCTCAATCTCGAACTGATCCTGATCAAGCCTTTGGGGTTTTCCCTCGATGAGAAGTCCGTCAAACGGGCGGGTACGGATTATTGGAAGCACGTTCACCTAAGCGAATATGACAGCTGGCAACACTTTTTGGATGTGCGAACACCACCGCGTGACAGTCTCTATTTCTTTGAGGAAACCGGTGCGCAAAGCTTTTACACGCCGGACTATCAACCCGATGCGTATTTGGTATTCGGCTGTGAATCAAAGGGCCTGCCCCTGCCCATACTGGAGGGGCTTGAGGATCGCATATTCCATTTACCGATGCGCAATCCCCTTGTCCGCTCATTGAACCTCGCCAATGTCGCGACCACTGTCATTTACCAAGCCATGCGACCCTATCTGACCTAA
- a CDS encoding NADP-dependent isocitrate dehydrogenase has product MAQETPDIIYTIVDEAPELARGSLLPIITAFSTAAGVNVETRDISLAARILSLFPDELTAEQRVSDDLAALGELVKTPDANVIKLPNVSASVPQLEDAVKELQSQGYAIPDYPADPQTDAEKAVRAKYDTVKGSAVNPVLREGNSDRRSAKAVKEYAKANPHRMGKWTAESKTTVASMSGNDFFANEKAATITGAQVGGAKIVFTATDGTQTVLKDGLSYGEGEIVDATYLSAKALRDFVKAEVASMEPGVLFSVHLKATMMKVSDPILFGHFVSVYIEDFLAKHGDKLDFNPNSGLGALEDLIAGNAEMEADLKAALAAKPPLYMVDSDKGITNLHVSSDVIIDASMPAVIKAGGIGWGPDGKAADTKCCIPDNCYAGVYDETVEYFKETGTLDVTTCGAVSNVGLMAQKAEEYGSHPTTFQAAADGKIEIVLDNGDVLHSHSVEAGDIWRACTAKKAPILDWIKTGIERFDVVGTGAFWLDANRAHDAELIKYVAPALKAAGKDIPIMAPREATRYTWVEMRAGKDVVTITGNVLRDYLTDLFPILELGTSAKMLSIVKLMNGGGLFETGAGGSAPKHVQQVEEENHLRWDSLGEFCALGESYNFLAATKGRPKAAVLGAAVEVATQKLLLEGKSPERKVGQNDNRSSHYWFARYWAEALAAQTDDADLAAHFAPIAKQLVDGEAAILDELQVAEGSPADLGGYYHADPAKVASIMRPSATLNAIIG; this is encoded by the coding sequence ATGGCCCAAGAGACCCCCGACATCATCTACACCATCGTTGACGAAGCCCCCGAACTGGCCCGCGGCTCGCTCTTGCCGATCATCACGGCCTTCTCTACGGCTGCAGGTGTCAATGTCGAAACCCGCGACATCTCTTTGGCCGCGCGCATCCTGTCGCTCTTTCCCGATGAATTGACCGCCGAACAACGGGTCTCCGACGACTTGGCCGCTCTTGGTGAATTGGTGAAAACACCCGATGCCAACGTCATCAAATTGCCGAACGTGTCGGCCTCCGTTCCACAGCTTGAAGACGCCGTGAAAGAGTTGCAAAGCCAAGGCTACGCGATCCCCGACTACCCTGCCGATCCCCAAACGGACGCCGAAAAAGCCGTGCGTGCGAAATACGACACCGTCAAAGGCTCCGCCGTGAACCCCGTTTTGCGCGAAGGCAACTCGGATCGCCGCTCCGCCAAGGCCGTTAAAGAATACGCAAAAGCCAACCCGCACCGCATGGGCAAATGGACAGCCGAGAGCAAAACAACTGTGGCCTCCATGTCGGGCAACGATTTCTTTGCCAATGAGAAAGCCGCGACCATCACGGGTGCACAGGTCGGCGGCGCAAAGATCGTCTTTACCGCTACCGATGGCACACAGACGGTGCTCAAAGACGGGTTGTCCTATGGCGAGGGCGAGATCGTCGACGCGACCTACCTCTCCGCCAAAGCCCTGCGTGATTTTGTGAAAGCCGAAGTAGCAAGCATGGAGCCGGGTGTGTTGTTTTCGGTCCACCTCAAGGCCACGATGATGAAAGTCTCCGACCCGATCCTGTTCGGCCACTTCGTCTCCGTCTACATTGAGGACTTCCTCGCGAAACACGGCGACAAACTCGATTTCAACCCGAACTCCGGCCTTGGCGCCCTCGAAGATCTGATCGCGGGCAACGCCGAAATGGAAGCCGATTTGAAAGCCGCACTGGCCGCCAAACCGCCTCTCTACATGGTCGACAGCGACAAAGGCATCACCAACCTGCACGTCTCGTCGGATGTGATCATCGACGCGTCCATGCCCGCCGTGATCAAAGCGGGCGGCATCGGTTGGGGTCCAGACGGCAAAGCCGCCGACACCAAATGCTGCATTCCCGACAATTGCTACGCGGGCGTCTACGACGAAACCGTCGAGTATTTCAAAGAGACCGGCACACTGGACGTGACCACCTGTGGCGCGGTGTCCAACGTTGGCTTGATGGCGCAAAAAGCCGAAGAGTACGGTTCGCACCCCACCACATTCCAGGCCGCCGCAGATGGCAAAATCGAAATCGTTTTGGACAATGGCGATGTGCTACATTCGCACAGCGTTGAGGCGGGCGATATCTGGCGCGCTTGCACCGCCAAAAAGGCTCCGATCCTCGACTGGATCAAAACGGGCATCGAGCGTTTCGACGTTGTTGGCACGGGTGCATTCTGGCTCGACGCCAACCGTGCGCACGATGCCGAGCTGATCAAATACGTCGCCCCCGCGCTCAAGGCCGCCGGCAAAGACATTCCGATCATGGCTCCACGCGAAGCGACCCGTTACACATGGGTTGAAATGCGCGCCGGCAAAGATGTTGTGACCATCACCGGCAACGTGCTGCGTGACTACCTCACCGATCTGTTCCCGATCCTCGAACTTGGCACCTCCGCCAAAATGCTGTCCATCGTCAAACTGATGAACGGTGGCGGGTTGTTCGAGACAGGTGCCGGTGGCTCCGCGCCCAAGCACGTCCAACAGGTCGAAGAGGAAAACCACCTGCGTTGGGACAGCCTTGGCGAGTTCTGTGCGCTTGGTGAAAGCTACAACTTCCTCGCCGCAACCAAAGGCCGCCCCAAGGCCGCCGTTTTGGGCGCAGCTGTCGAAGTGGCGACACAAAAGCTCTTGCTTGAGGGCAAATCGCCCGAGCGCAAAGTCGGCCAGAATGACAACCGCTCCTCGCACTATTGGTTTGCTCGCTACTGGGCCGAGGCCTTGGCTGCACAAACGGATGACGCCGATTTGGCCGCTCACTTTGCGCCCATCGCCAAACAATTGGTCGACGGCGAGGCCGCAATCCTCGACGAGTTGCAAGTCGCCGAAGGCTCCCCCGCCGATTTGGGCGGCTACTACCACGCCGATCCTGCCAAAGTCGCATCAATCATGCGCCCGTCAGCAACGTTGAACGCCATCATCGGCTAA
- the tsaE gene encoding tRNA (adenosine(37)-N6)-threonylcarbamoyltransferase complex ATPase subunit type 1 TsaE: MTRTTTLKVDDEQGTIALATRLAAHLRIGDAVLLDGSLAAGKTFFTRALIRAMGCDEDVTSPTYTIANIYDGPNFPILHVDAYRLKDAQEFYHLGLDDYFETGVSVIEWGERIDGFFDTPLSIHIGFEPQDTARSITLTAQDARWADVLTDLETTQ; this comes from the coding sequence GTGACGCGTACCACAACCCTTAAAGTTGACGATGAGCAAGGCACGATTGCGCTGGCCACCCGCCTTGCGGCACATTTGCGCATTGGCGATGCAGTGCTTCTCGACGGATCATTGGCGGCTGGCAAGACGTTTTTCACCCGCGCCTTAATTCGCGCGATGGGCTGTGATGAGGACGTAACGTCTCCCACCTATACCATCGCCAATATCTATGATGGGCCCAATTTTCCGATCCTGCACGTGGACGCCTACCGCCTCAAAGACGCGCAAGAGTTCTACCACCTCGGCCTTGACGACTATTTCGAGACAGGCGTGAGCGTGATTGAATGGGGCGAGCGGATAGACGGTTTTTTTGACACACCTCTGTCCATTCATATCGGATTTGAACCGCAAGACACCGCGCGCAGTATAACGCTAACGGCGCAGGATGCCCGATGGGCTGATGTGCTCACTGACTTGGAGACCACGCAATGA
- a CDS encoding L-threonylcarbamoyladenylate synthase: MTPSVIEIADCLKAGGVVLLPTDTVLGLAVSPQFDASVAQLYALKDRPREKNLPVMVADADQIEALGAYLTTSAKRLIASEFVPGAITLVMELGPDTPAWLSGRDEIAVRIPDDDRLRAVLRETGPLLVTSANRSGCDTPHTAQDASAQLTATPSMVVDGTGHAGAPSTIVNCRVWPPEFIRIGAVSTAQIMALMEADQ; the protein is encoded by the coding sequence ATGACGCCCTCGGTGATTGAAATCGCGGATTGCCTCAAGGCCGGCGGTGTCGTTCTACTGCCGACCGATACAGTGCTTGGCCTCGCTGTCTCACCCCAGTTTGACGCAAGTGTGGCGCAGCTCTATGCGCTCAAAGATCGGCCACGCGAAAAAAATCTTCCGGTTATGGTCGCTGACGCTGATCAAATCGAAGCTCTGGGCGCATACCTTACGACGAGCGCAAAACGTCTTATCGCCTCGGAGTTCGTGCCGGGCGCGATCACACTGGTCATGGAACTTGGCCCTGACACCCCAGCGTGGTTATCGGGTCGCGACGAGATCGCCGTGCGCATCCCCGATGACGACAGGTTGCGGGCGGTGTTGCGCGAAACAGGGCCACTGCTTGTAACCTCAGCCAACCGCTCAGGGTGCGACACACCCCACACAGCGCAAGACGCCAGTGCTCAACTCACCGCGACACCATCCATGGTTGTCGACGGCACAGGCCACGCTGGCGCGCCCTCTACAATCGTGAATTGCCGCGTTTGGCCGCCCGAGTTCATCCGGATAGGGGCCGTCTCAACCGCTCAGATCATGGCTCTCATGGAGGCCGATCAATGA
- a CDS encoding SDR family NAD(P)-dependent oxidoreductase, translating into MDKVAILTGGSTGIGAHLVGALVADGYRVGFSYNSSQAAARDVEAQYGAAVFAVKCDAGDEDQVHAFHRAVAAHFGATPTVLVNNAGIQTWSALLELDVDDFDRVIRTNLRGAFLNTQTAARAMRAAGLGGAIINIGSGCNKVAFPNLVDYAASKGGIEQLTKAAALELGPLGIRVNCVAPGAIANERTAAEADGYADKWAALTPLRRVGEASDIAGPVVFLASQAAGFVTGQTLYVDGGVFACAPWPAYV; encoded by the coding sequence ATGGATAAAGTTGCAATTCTCACTGGCGGGAGCACCGGTATTGGCGCGCATTTGGTTGGTGCGCTGGTGGCGGATGGCTACCGTGTCGGGTTCTCATATAATAGCTCACAGGCCGCCGCGCGCGATGTCGAGGCGCAGTACGGTGCGGCGGTCTTTGCGGTGAAATGTGACGCTGGTGATGAAGATCAAGTGCATGCGTTTCATCGGGCTGTGGCCGCGCATTTTGGGGCAACGCCTACGGTTCTCGTGAACAATGCGGGCATCCAAACGTGGTCGGCACTTCTCGAGCTCGACGTTGACGATTTCGACCGTGTTATTCGCACCAATTTGCGCGGGGCATTTCTCAACACCCAAACAGCGGCGCGGGCGATGCGCGCGGCGGGTCTGGGGGGCGCGATCATCAACATTGGATCGGGTTGCAACAAGGTGGCGTTTCCAAACCTTGTGGACTACGCAGCCTCCAAGGGCGGAATTGAGCAATTGACCAAGGCTGCGGCATTGGAGCTTGGCCCGCTTGGGATCCGTGTCAATTGCGTGGCTCCGGGTGCGATTGCCAATGAACGCACAGCGGCGGAGGCAGACGGGTACGCGGACAAATGGGCGGCTCTCACCCCGTTGCGCCGCGTTGGTGAGGCGTCAGACATCGCAGGGCCGGTGGTCTTTTTGGCCTCGCAAGCGGCAGGATTTGTGACGGGTCAAACGCTGTATGTCGATGGCGGTGTCTTCGCCTGCGCGCCGTGGCCCGCCTACGTGTAA